The Fibrobacter sp. DNA segment GTCCCCGCACCCAGATACAAAAAAAAGACCTGAGATGAACTCAGGTCTTCTTTTACTTTTTAGAGGCAACGATCAGACTCGAACTGATGAATAAGAGTTTTGCAGACTCGCCCCTTACCAACTTGGGTACGTCGCCAAAAGTGAGTCCCAATATAGGTAAAACTTTTCACCTTTTCAAGGGATAGCCCGCAAATTTCATAATTTTATACACGAATTATGAAGATTTGCTCCTGGAAAATCAAAATCGGCGCCACTTTGGCCGCACTCTGGATGCGTAGTTTGCGCATCCGGGTCCACACCCCCGCCGATTTTCGCCCGGGAGTTCTAGGTTTATGGCACCAGGACCTGCTGGCCAGCACCGCAGCCTTCAAGGACAAGGGCGTACACATTCTTGTTTCTGAATCAGGGGACGGGGAATTTTTCGCCCAGGCCGCCCAAAAACTGGGCTACACCGTGACCCGCGGCTCCGACACCCACGGCGCCACCAACGTCCGCCACGTCCTGAAATCCTTGAAAAACGGCACTTTTGTAGGCATGGCCCTCGACGGTCCCCACGGCCCCGACCACCAAGTGAAGCCCGGTTCCGTCTGGCTATCCAAGTCTAGCGGCACTCCCCTATGGCTTTTCGAGTTCAAGTACGGCGCCCATATTAAACTAAAGGGGTGGGATAAGTTCATAATTCCCCTGCCACTGTCAACTATTGACCTAGAAATTAAGTATCTTTGATTTTGC contains these protein-coding regions:
- a CDS encoding DUF374 domain-containing protein, which codes for MKICSWKIKIGATLAALWMRSLRIRVHTPADFRPGVLGLWHQDLLASTAAFKDKGVHILVSESGDGEFFAQAAQKLGYTVTRGSDTHGATNVRHVLKSLKNGTFVGMALDGPHGPDHQVKPGSVWLSKSSGTPLWLFEFKYGAHIKLKGWDKFIIPLPLSTIDLEIKYL